A stretch of Pyrenophora tritici-repentis strain M4 chromosome 7, whole genome shotgun sequence DNA encodes these proteins:
- a CDS encoding SGT1, Suppressor G2 allele of skp1 yields the protein MNDAHRADAALSASRHDEAIELYTKALSVNPTAVKYYIGRATAYQRTSKHTESLKDAEIAVVLAKKRGTRELIKDAQFRRAVALYHLGKFADASFLLNIVKVFDDKDKMLPIWEAKIAAKLQNVPEDERKPTIEETPIVEIPTASAPTAPAKVEESASKQTTGQAPTPIAVTPLNKIKTDWYQVHDTVTLTIMAKGISKDRADVKIEDESVYISFPIDGTASEYSYAVDPLYASIDPAQSKYRITPNKLEVTLRKASPGVRWHELERPADVGQSDSTTAQQSTTEVTVPIREGPAPAYPTSSKSGAKNWDKVVVDDLDDLDELDGGDETSRFFKQLYSGATPEQQRAMMKSYSESGGTVLSTDWSNVGNKTVVPEPPEGMEAKKY from the coding sequence ATGAACGACGCTCACAGAGCCGATGCAGCGCTCAGCGCCAGCCGTCACGACGAAGCCATCGAGCTCTACACCAAGGCCCTTTCTGTCAACCCTACCGCTGTCAAATACTACATCGGTCGCGCTACAGCTTACCAGCGTACTTCCAAGCACACAGAGTCGCTCAAGGATGCCGAAATCGCCGTGGTACTTGCGAAGAAGCGCGGCACACGCGAGCTCATCAAGGATGCCCAGTTCCGACGCGCTGTCGCCCTTTACCACCTTGGAAAGTTTGCAGACGCCAGCTTCCTTCTAAACATAGTGAAGGTGTTTGATGATAAGGACAAGATGCTGCCTATCTGGGAAGCAAAGATCGCCGCGAAGCTCCAAAACGTGCCAGAAGACGAGCGCAAGCCGACTATAGAGGAGACGCCGATTGTCGAGATCCCTACAGCGTCAGCGCCTACCGCACCGGCCAAGGTCGAGGAGTCTGCCTCGAAGCAGACCACAGGACAAGCCCCGACTCCCATCGCGGTGACTCCCCTGAACAAGATCAAGACCGACTGGTACCAGGTTCACGATACAGTAACGCTCACCATCATGGCCAAGGGCATATCGAAAGACCGAGCAGACGTCAAAATCGAAGACGAGTCTGTCTACATCTCATTCCCTATTGATGGCACGGCCTCCGAATATAGCTACGCCGTCGATCCCCTCTACGCATCCATCGACCCTGCGCAATCCAAGTATCGAATTACGCCGAACAAATTGGAGGTGACACTGCGGAAGGCATCGCCGGGTGTGAGATGGCACGAGCTTGAGCGTCCTGCCGACGTAGGCCAAAGCGACTCGACCACCGCTCAGCAGTCAACTACCGAAGTCACTGTACCAATCCGGGAAGGGCCAGCTCCTGCATACCCAACCTCATCCAAGTCGGGCGCGAAGAACTGGGACAAGGTTGTAGTGGATGATCTGGACGACTTGGATGAGCTCGACGGCGGTGACGAGACATCGCGCTTCTTCAAGCAGTTATACAGCGGGGCTACACCGGAGCAGCAGCGCGCCATGATGAAGAGCTACTCCGAGAGTGGCGGTACCGTTCTGAGTACTGATTGGTCTAATGTAGGAAATAAGACAGTAGTGCCTGAGCCCCCTGAGGGCATGGAGGCGAAAAAGTACTAG
- a CDS encoding 1,3-beta-glucanosyltransferase gel1 precursor codes for MKAYLVLSFLGAVVSPALANVVARQSKGNLPPVTVKGNAFFAGNDRFYMRGVAYQPGGAADAADPLLNLDSLRRDVANFKSLGINTIRIYTIDNSKNHDEGMKMLDDAGIYLALDANTPKYSLNRETKDTLHRSYNDAYLQSVFATIDAFADYSNLLLFFSGNEVINAKNNSNAAPYIKAVTRDMKQYISNRASRPIPVGYSAADVSENIYQQATYFNCGTDDERSDFFAFNDYSWCDPSDFKKSGWDQKVKLYSNYSKPIFLSEFGCNTNTREWNEIAALYSQNMTSVYSGGLVYEYTVEPNGYGLVEVGSDGKIDTNADFDRLAKAYKATANPTGNGGFKEQGEASQCPAESDDWQVEGTNLPAIPGKATEFMDKGAGTGPGLEGDGSHFSGEPSESTATPGSGSPTRTPSPGSGGSGGGGQGAAAGLDVPLRFVGMIAASAIFGAVLLF; via the exons ATGAAGGCCTATCTCGTGCTCTCGTTTTTGGGCGCTGTTGTCTCTCCCGCCCTTGCCAACGTTGTCGCACGTCAATCAAAGGGAAACCTGCCACCCGTCACCGTAAAGGGCAATGCCTTCTTCGCGGGAAATGACCGGTTCTACATGCGTGGTGTCGCTTACCAGCCAG GAGGTGCAGCAGACGCAGCCGATCCGCTGCTTAACCTTGACAGCCTCAGACGTGATGTAGCGAACTTCAAGTCGCTCGGCATCAATACCATCCGTATCTACACCATCGACAACTCGAAGAACCACGATGAGGGTATGAAGATGCTCGACGATGCTGGCATCTACCTAGCTCTCGATGCCAACACTCCCAAGTACTCACTCAACCGTGAGACAAAGGACACTCTCCACCGCTCGTACAACGACGCGTACCTGCAGTCTGTCTTCGCCACGATTGACGCATTTGCCGATTACAGCAATCTGCTCCTCTTCTTTTCCGGAAACGAGGTCATCAACGCGAAGAACAACTCCAACGCGGCCCCCTACATCAAGGCCGTCACCCGTGACATGAAGCAGTACATCTCCAACAGGGCCAGCCGTCCTATCCCTGTCGGCTACTCCGCCGCCGACGTTTCTGAGAACATCTATCAGCAAGCCACGTACTTCAACTGCGGTACCGACGACGAGCGCAGTGACTTCTTCGCCTTCAACGACTACTCCTGGTGCGACCCGTCTGACTTCAAGAAGTCTGGTTGGGACCAGAAGGTCAAGCTGTACTCCAACTACAGCAAGCCCATCTTTCTGTCCGAGTTTGGTTGCAACACCAACACACGCGAGTGGAACGAGATTGCCGCTTTGTACTCTCAGAACATGACCAGCGTCTACTCTGGTGGCCTTGTCTACGAATACACTGTCGAGCCCAACGGTTACGGTCTTGTTGAGGTTGGCAGCGACGGCAAGATCGATACCAACGCCGACTTCGACCGACTCGCAAAGGCTTACAAGGCAACTGCCAACCCTACAGGCAACGGCGGCTTCAAGGAGCAGGGCGAAGCCTCACAGTGCCCTGCCGAGTCTGACGACTGGCAAGTCGAGGGAACCAACCTACCTGCTATCCCCGGAAAGGCGACTGAATTCATGGACAAGGGTGCTGGTACTGGTCCTGGTCTTGAGGGTGATGGATCGCACTTTTCTGGCGAACCCAGCGAGTCTACAGCTACTCCCGGTTCTGGAAGCCCCACCCGCACTCCCTCTCCCGGATCCGGTGGCAGTGGTGGCGGCGGCCAgggtgctgctgctggtCTCGATGTGCCCCTTCGCTTCGTCGGCATGATCGCTGCGAGTGCTATCTTTGGTGCTGTGCTTCTCTTTTAG